The Limanda limanda chromosome 20, fLimLim1.1, whole genome shotgun sequence genome has a segment encoding these proteins:
- the tgfbr1b gene encoding TGF-beta receptor type-1b, with translation MDATSCLLLVLLLGTGIEVNSALQCYCDRCSANSSCTTDGVCFVAIRKSGSRKTTEQRQCVQENELFPRDRPFICAPSVKHDTGIYPICCTTDYCNKDPDLEFFPVTTESPPPLGPVALAAVIAGPVCVLCLLLVVAFYVCHSHRGLGAGGAAHHHHHHRVPNEEDPSMDHPFITVGTTLKDLIYDMTTSGSGSGLPLLVQRTIARTIILQESIGKGRFGEVWRGKWRGEEVAVKIFSSREERSWFREAEIYQTVMLRHENILGFIAADNKDNGTWTQLWLVSDYHEHGSLFDYLNRYTVTVEGMIKLSLSTASGLAHLHMEIVGTQGKPAIAHRDLKSKNILVKKNGTCCIADLGLAVRHDSATDTIDIAPNHRVGTKRYMAPEVLDDSINMKHFESFKRADIYAMGLVFWEIASRCSMGGIHEDYQLPYYDLVQSDPSVEEMRKVVCEQKLRPNIPNRWQSCEALRVMAKIMRECWYANGAARLTALRIKKTLSQLSQQEGIKM, from the exons ccctcCAGTGTTACTGTGACCGCTGCAGCGCAAATTCCAGCTGCACGACAGATGGCGTCTGCTTCGTCGCCATACGCAAGTCCGGCAGCCGAAAAACCACTGAGCAGCGCCAGTGTGTACAAGAAAATGAACTGTTCCCGCGAGACCGGCCCTTCATCTGTGCCCCGTCCGTTAAACATGACACGGGTATTTACCCAATATGCTGTACCACGGACTACTGCAACAAAGACCCTGACCTTGAATTTTTCCCTG tCACTACAGAatcgcctcctcctctgggcCCTGTGGCCCTTGCAGCGGTGATCGCAGGcccagtgtgtgttctctgccTGCTGCTTGTTGTGGCATTTTATGTTTGCCACAGTCACAGGGGTCTGGGAGCCGGGGGCGCGgcccaccatcaccaccaccaccgagTCCCTAATGAAGAAGATCCCTCCATGGACCATCCCTTCATCACTGTTGGAACGACACTGAAGGACCTCATCTACGACATGACCAcctctggatctggatcag GTCTGCCGCTGCTGGTCCAGAGGACCATCGCCAGAACCATTATCCTACAGGAGAGCATTGGTAAAGGGCGTTTTGGAGAGGTGTGGAGGGGTAAGTGGCGTGGCGAGGAGGTGGCCGTGAAGATTTTCTCTTCCCGGGAGGAGCGCTCCTGGTTCCGTGAGGCTGAGATCTACCAGACCGTGATGCTAAGACATGAGAACATTCTGGGCTTCATTGCTGCTGACAACAAAG ATAACGGGACTTGGACTCAGCTGTGGCTGGTGTCGGACTACCATGAACACGGCTCCCTGTTTGACTACCTGAACCGCTACACCGTCACTGTGGAGGGCATGATCAAACTCTCTCTGTCCACAGCCAGCGGCCTCGCTCACCTCCACATGGAGATCGTGGGAACAcaag GCAAACCAGCGATAGCCCACAGAGACCTGAAGTCAAAGAACATTCTAGTGAAGAAGAATGGTACCTGCTGTATCGCTGACCTGGGTCTCGCTGTCCGCCACGACTCAGCCACTGACACCATCGACATCGCTCCAAATCACCGAGTGGGAACCAAAAG GTATATGGCTCCAGAGGTCCTGGACGACTCCATAAACATGAAACACTTTGAGTCTTTCAAGCGGGCCGACATCTACGCCATGGGACTGGTCTTCTGGGAGATCGCCAGCCGCTGCTCCATGGGAG gCATCCATGAGGACTACCAACTGCCCTACTACGACCTGGTTCAGTCAGATCCATcagtggaggagatgaggaaggtGGTTTGTGAGCAGAAGCTTCGACCCAACATTCCCAACCGCTGGCAGAGCTGTGAG GCCCTGCGGGTGATGGCAAAGATAATGAGGGAGTGTTGGTATGCCAACGGTGCAGCCCGACTCACTGCGCTCCGGATCAAGAAAACCCTGTCCCAGCTCAGCCAACAGGAGGGAATCAAGATGTAG